The Lycium barbarum isolate Lr01 chromosome 12, ASM1917538v2, whole genome shotgun sequence genome includes a region encoding these proteins:
- the LOC132621136 gene encoding uncharacterized protein LOC132621136, with amino-acid sequence MASTTVKQIPYKKLKQESNYFDEEEDIDLIHLREKVIGNIRKKHSAFWNIRFRKVHLRKRLKIRVPSLKKFLRRKARFIVATLAKTLKRLKESRSHFGDLFTGNYMFMQVAPTPLKICGQNPKSMNLKTGAGADYIHSGFSSLGSARYCN; translated from the coding sequence ATGGCATCCACCACTGTCAAGCAAATTCCCTACAAAAAACTCAAACAGGAAAGCAACTATTTTGATGAAGAAGAAGATATCGATTTAATACACCTGAGAGAAAAAGTAATTGGTAATATCAGGAAAAAACACTCTGCTTTCTGGAACATCAGGTTCAGGAAAGTGCACTTAAGGAAGCGATTGAAGATTAGAGTACCAAGCTTGAAGAAATTCTTGAGGAGAAAAGCAAGATTCATTGTTGCCACATTAGCTAAAACTTTGAAGAGGTTGAAGGAAAGTCGGTCACATTTTGGAGATCTTTTTACTGGGAATTACATGTTTATGCAGGTTGCTCCAACTCCTTTGAAAATTTGTGGCCAAAATCCCAAATCTATGAATCTGAaaactggagctggagctgattACATACATAGTGGATTCTCATCATTAGGTTCTGCTAGGTATTGTAATTAG
- the LOC132622319 gene encoding ras-related protein RABB1b codes for MSYDYLFKYIIIGDTGVGKSCLLLQFTDKRFQPVHDLTIGVEFGARMVNIDGRPIKLQIWDTAGQESFRSITRSYYRGAAGALLVYDITRRETFNHLASWLEDARQHANPNMTIMLVGNKSDLSHRRAVSKEEGEQFAKENGLLFLEASARTAQNVEEAFIQTAGKILQKIQEGVFDVSNESSGIKVGYGRTQGPAGPRDGAVAQRGGCCG; via the exons ATGTCTTACGATTATCTCTTCAAGTACATAATCATCGGTGATACAG GTGTGGGGAAATCGTGTTTGTTGTTGCAATTCACGGATAAGAGGTTTCAACCGGTGCATGATCTTACTATTGGAGTTGAGTTTGGGGCTCGTATGGTTAATATTGATGGCAGGCCTATTAAACTTCAAATTTGGGACACT GCTGGGCAGGAATCTTTCAGATCCATCACCAGGTCATATTACAGAGGAGCAGCTGGTGCACTTCTGGTTTATGACATCACCAG GAGAGAGACATTTAATCATCTAGCCAGCTGGCTTGAAGATGCTAGGCAGCATGCAAATCCAAATATGACCATAATGCTGGTAGGAAATAAGAGTGATCTGTCACACCGAAGAGCTGTCAGTAAAGAGGAGGGAGAACAATTTGCAAAAGAAAATGGGCTTTTGTTTCTTGAGGCGTCTGCCAGAACTGCTCAAAATGTTGAGGAG GCCTTTATACAGACTGCTGGTAAGATACTTCAGAAGATCCAAGAAGGTGTTTTTGATGTCTCTAACGAG TCATCTGGAATCAAGGTTGGTTATGGGCGTACTCAAGGTCCAGCTGGTCCACGGGATGGAGCGGTTGCTCAAAGAGGTGGATGCTGTGGCTAG
- the LOC132621135 gene encoding E3 ubiquitin-protein ligase RGLG2-like, whose product MGGKSSREDSWRQTSSTRSSWSQYDYPPQTSSYPPQDSHSYSPHQQAVPSYAPPPPQQSYPPPTPQNYAPHDHVARPHAPRPRLDRRYSRIADNYNSLDEVTEALSRAGLESSNLIVGIDFTKSNEWTGKRSFGGRSLHHVGQNLNPYEQAISIIGKTLAVFDEDNLIPCYGFGDASTHDQDVFSFFPDERFCNGFEEVLSRYREIAPQLKLAGPTSFAPVIEMAMTIVEQSGGQYHVLLIIADGQVTRSVDTGRGQLSPQEQKTVDAIVQASKFPLSIILVGVGDGPWDMMREFDDNIPARDFDNFQFVNFTDIMAKNVPQARKETEFALSALMEIPSQYKATMELNLLGGQSGKSPSRVALPPPMYGATSVGYSKPSRATSFQQPPSSYYGYGSPSDAAPHFQQSSSSYYDPARPVDPVPSAPSSPYNAPSSTFDNQVCPVCLTNPKDMAFGCGHQTCCDCGRALENCPICRSAIQTRIKLY is encoded by the exons ATGGGTGGAAAGAGTTCAAGAGAGGATAGTTGGAGGCAAACATCATCAACTAGATCTTCTTGGAGTCAATACGATTATCCTCCTCAAACATCATCTTATCCTCCTCAAGATAGTCATAGCTATTCACCCCATCAGCAAGCTGTTCCTTCCTATGCACCTCCACCACCTCAGCAGAGTTATCCTCCACCAACCCCACAGAATTATGCTCCACATGATCATGTAGCTCGGCCTCATGCTCCACGACCGAGGCTTGATCGTAGATACTCAAGGATTGCTGACAATTATAATTCCCTGGATGAG GTGACTGAAGCCCTTTCACGAGCTGGCTTGGAGTCTTCGAATCTAATTGTTGGTATCGATTTCACCAAGAGCAACGAATGGACAG GTAAGAGGTCTTTTGGTGGTCGGAGCCTACATCACGTTGGGCAGAATTTGAACCCATATGAGCAAGCAATTTCTATAATTGGAAAAACCTTGGCGGTATTTGATGAGGATAACTTGATTCCATGTTATGGATTCGGAGATG CATCAACTCATGATCAAGATGTATTCAGTTTCTTTCCCGATGAAAGATTTTGTAATGGTTTTGAGGAAGTTCTGTCTCGTTACAGAGAAATTGCCCCCCAGCTGAAGCTTGCAG GACCAACATCATTTGCGCCGGTCATTGAAATGGCCATGACAATAGTTGAGCAGAGTGGAGGCCAGTACCATGTTCTATTAATCATTGCGGATGGACAG GTAACTAGAAGTGTTGATACTGGACGTGGACAATTAAGTCCGCAGGAGCAAAAAACAGTTGATGCAATCGTACAAGCAAG CAAGTTTCCCTTGTCAATTATACTGGTTGGGGTTGGCGATGGACCCTGGGATATGATGAGGGAATTCGATGATAATATTCCTGCTCGGGACTTTGATAATTTCCAG TTTGTCAACTTCACGGATATCATGGCCAAAAATGTGCCTCAAGCTCGAAAGGAGACGGAGTTTGCTCTTTCGGCGTTGATGGAAATCCCTTCACAATATAAAGCGACTATGGAACTTAACTTATTGGG CGGACAAAGTGGAAAATCTCCAAGTAGGGTAGCTCTTCCCCCTCCCATGTATGGGGCAACTTCTGTTGGTTATTCAAAGCCCTCACGTGCAACGAGTTTTCAGCAGCCTCCAAGCTCTTATTACGGTTATGGAAGCCCTTCAGATGCAGCTCCACATTTTCAGCAGAGTTCAAGTTCTTATTATGATCCCGCTCGCCCAGTTGACCCTGTTCCATCTGCTCCTAGCTCTCCCTACAATGCTCCCAGCTCTACATTCGACAATCAG GTTTGCCCTGTTTGCCTTACTAATCCAAAAGACATGGCGTTTGGCTGTGGGCATCAG ACATGTTGTGACTGCGGGAGAGCGCTTGAGAATTGCCCAATATGTCGAAGTGCAATTCAAACCCGAATAAAGCTTTATTGA
- the LOC132624769 gene encoding cytochrome P450 724B1-like, protein MDLPFVGETFGFFTPHKSFSIGNFLQKHRSRYEQVCKSYLFRSPTIVSCDLALNRFVLQNEGKLFQSSYPKSVRDILDKHALMLVTDADLHKKFRSIEIGLINKFKYTPDSLSNIDKLCVSLMESWRGNQLVLFSKESKQFSFNLMLMDLLDMQPGEPLGLQLLEDFLTFMKGLISIPINLPWTPYARALKVVNETLRCGNLVKFVHRETIKDVEFKDPATSKKVIPFGGGLRLCPGSELAKLEATFFLHHLVLNYRWTVKEDDYPMPYPYMEFPRGLLIALEAETTEF, encoded by the exons ATGGACTTGCCCTTTGTTGGAGAAACATTTGGCTTTTTTACCCCTCATAAATCATTCTCCATTGGCAACTTCTTGCAAAAACATCGATCTAG ATATGAACAAGTATGCAAATCCTATCTTTTTAGGTCTCCAACAATTGTTTCGTGTGACTTAGCACTCAACAGATTTGTCCTTCAGAATGAAGGCAAGTTGTTCCAAAGCAGCTATCCAAAATCAGTTAGGGACATTCTTGATAAACACGCTTTGATGCTTGTCACTGATGCTGACCTTCACAAAAAGTTCCGAAGCATTGAAATCGGTCTCATCAATAAATTCAAGTACACACCGGATTCTCTCAGTAATATTGATAAACTGTGCGTCTCATTAATGGAATCATGGAGAGGAAATCAACTTGTTCTCTTCTCAAAAGAATCTAAACAG TTTAGCTTTAATCTCATGTTGATGGATTTGTTGGACATGCAACCAGGAGAGCCACTTGGTTTGCAGTTACTAGAAGATTTCCTCACCTTCATGAAAGGCTTGATCTCCATTCCAATTAACCTTCCCTGGACACCCTATGCCAGGGCCTTGAAG gTCGTAAATGAGACTCTACGTTGTGGCAACTTGGTGAAGTTTGTTCACAGGGAAACTATCAAGGATGTAGAATTCAAAG ATCCAGCCACAAGCAAGAAGGTGATTCCATTCGGAGGTGGATTGCGGTTGTGTCCCGGGTCGGAGCTTGCTAAATTAGAAGCAACTTTCTTCCTACACCATCTTGTCCTCAACTACAG GTGGACAGTGAAAGAAGATGATTATCCaatgccgtacccatatatggaGTTCCCAAGAGGATTGCTAATAGCTTTGGAGGCAGAAACTACCGAATTTTAG